A portion of the Pseudoalteromonas luteoviolacea genome contains these proteins:
- the sixA gene encoding phosphohistidine phosphatase SixA, whose protein sequence is MKTILIMRHGEAGPMQADDAARLLTERGKVQAFEMGKWLSQSYQPNALLVSPYSRAQQTAEAVKQSNEFAYTETCNDVIPSGNASFAVDYLETLISMNEALDNWLIVAHMPIVSYMVDQLVPGEMPIFPTAGVAVIEYCPRTHKSTYKGLHSPSC, encoded by the coding sequence ATGAAAACAATATTGATAATGCGTCATGGTGAAGCCGGCCCCATGCAGGCAGATGATGCCGCTCGCTTACTGACCGAACGAGGTAAAGTACAAGCGTTCGAAATGGGAAAATGGTTATCTCAGTCATATCAACCAAATGCATTACTCGTAAGCCCATATTCTCGCGCACAACAGACAGCTGAAGCCGTAAAGCAAAGCAATGAATTTGCTTATACAGAGACCTGTAACGATGTGATACCCAGCGGTAATGCTTCTTTTGCTGTTGATTATCTTGAAACGCTTATTAGTATGAATGAGGCGTTAGATAATTGGCTGATTGTTGCTCATATGCCGATCGTCAGTTATATGGTGGATCAACTTGTACCTGGTGAGATGCCTATTTTTCCTACTGCTGGTGTGGCCGTGATAGAGTATTGTCCTAGGACACACAAGTCTACTTATAAAGGGCTTCATTCTCCTTCCTGTTAA